A segment of the Anopheles cruzii chromosome 2, idAnoCruzAS_RS32_06, whole genome shotgun sequence genome:
AATACTAATAAATACCTTTTTGAACACAAGATACGCAAAATCTCGCTGGGAAGCTGAGAACGGGCGGGACAGATCTGATCGATTAGTCCGAAGAACAGAGGTGCCCGGGCTTGTTGCCGGCAGAATCTGGGATTGGATCAGTCGAGTCGGGGAGCGATCATAATTACTTTATTGGCCCAATCGGTGCGTGCACACACAGTAACATCAACTATTCAATTAGCTTTACTACGCACCTGGCGGCAGGATTACCGGGTTTACGTATAATCCGCGGGATATTTTCACGCAACACGGAGAGGAGAGCCTATGTTTCTCGAAGCGTCGGGATcctaaaatgttacagaaggCCTGCGGTGAACTAGGTGTATCGGAAACAAACATTTATATAATAtgtggtacaaaatgtttaaaaaggGTCTGGAAAGCGTTAAAAACGAAGCACGGCCAGAACGACAATCAACATCAATTGATGAACTCGTCTATAAAATCAAtgaattggtgctccaaaatcgttTGTCCACAGTCCGAGACCTTagaatatcgaaaggatcagtggaaaccattttgagAGACATATCACACTGCAATTTacgttttttatttgtattctACCTTGATTTTAAATATTCTTACGTTTAGGATTCAGTGTCAATAAGCACTTTGGCCTGTTAATAAAAActttaaagaaaaaatatataaataacatatttaaaaaaaagttgtgtACAAAGTTACCATTGTCGACAAAGCCGTTGCTCAAATGACAGTCGACATGAAAAACGCATTGAAAACGCGAAAACGCGTAGCTCAAACGCAGCTCCTGTCATCCAAGTAGCTCACTAGCGACTGGCAACCTCATTCTCAAAGCGCATACGATTTCAAACGGTCAAGATAGGTCAACGCCGTTGGCTTGTGTGGCGGTACCGCTCTCAGATTTCGATTCTTTATAACCTTCGCGCACCGAGTAATTGCAAACGTGAGTTGGTGTGTTAGAAACAAACGCGATAATCGAGCATTAGCAATGTCCCGTATAATAAGAATTGACGAGGTAAGTGGAGCAAATTAATGTTGGTTCAGAAAAATGCACCGCTGAGATTAGATGACGCCATCGCAGGCTGATTTGCACAGCCAGCTGCAAATGTGATGGACGTCGCAACCATTTTGAATAGAAATTTTCTTAGCTATTTTTATGTGAGAATGCATGATATTACATTGGCTTATGTTTTATTCCTTCCAAAATGTTTATTAAGAACCATGGGGCAGGAAATGTGAGTGAAGGGATAAAAAAAGTTGCTGCTGTTACGAAGCGTCCAGTGCTAGGGGAGCTGGGCAACAAAGTCATCCGGAATGGTTCTCATGAGATAAAAGTTGCTGAAAAGGGAACAACATTGAAGGTTACGAATTTGGGACTCAAAAATGTGAAGGCGCGTGTCGATACACGCTGGCGCAAGGAAGAGATCTCAGCAGCCGCCGGCAGTACAATCATCCCCAAGAAACATCTGACAAAGTCCGATTCTAACAAAGCTGCCAAAAGTAACGAGAAGGCAGAGACGCTTAAAGGATCCGAGCAAAATCAATCACAAAAGGCTGTGAAGGTGCATGTTCAGTTGAACAACGGAAACGAGCTAAAACGAGTTGGCCTTAAAAGGGAAGAAAGTCAGCTATCCTTGCGACAGTTGAcgaaaattaatcaaaaaacTGCTGCGGATCAAAAATGCCCTAAAAATGGTGCCGCCTCGCTAAACGAAATTGAAGCATCTCTAACGACAAAGGTATAGCAACGCTCAGGTCAGCTGAGAATGTTTTCACAATACAAATTtgatgtaaaataaatttctaGCATGCCTCAACTCAGCATCTGGAAAGATTGGACACACATTCGCAGAAAAAATCCCATAAAAATTCTggtttgcttccatttttgAATACGGAAAAGTACTGCTTTTATATACATCTATCGAGAAATGGATACTATACGATCGCAACTCGCCGTGAAGAATCAGTGCGAACAcatgaaaaaatcaatcaagGAGCTATACGATTGGgaagagcaaataaaaaaccaGCATTGGCTGTGTCTCAGCCAGTTGAGGTTAGTTACCACATTAAAATCCTTGCAGATTTACGACATCGTAAAGTTAATGAAAATCTTACTACTAGCTACAAGTTCTGCACCCATTTTGTCATAGGTCTGTTATTCTATGCATTTTCTCCTGCTTACAGAGTACTTCTCTCCCTCCTGTCCGTAGCAGCGCCAGCGCAATGAATGAATTCTATAAGAATAGAAAAACTGCAGAAAAATTAGATCGGATGGATGAAGGTAAAGGTAATGAACCGAAAGACGAAGCTAGACATAGTTTTCTTTGCATTAGGAGATTTTGCTCTTCTTTCGCAGCCGTTGACCAAATGCAATTGGCCGATGCTGAGGTTCTAAAGGACCGAGGAAATAAACAATGCAAACTTGGAAACTACCGTGATGCTATTAAGTTGTATTCAGAAGCTATCGAGATTTACGAAGATAATCCGGTATACTACAGCAATAGAGCTCTGTGTTACATGAATATTGAACTGTACGAGAATTGCCTTGCGGACTGCAGCATCGCCCTTCAGAAGGATCCGAAGAACGTAAAGGCATACTACAGACGAATGCAGGCTTACGAAAGATTAGGAGAGAATGCTAAAGCTATCTCCGAGTGTCGAAAGATACTGAACATTTCT
Coding sequences within it:
- the LOC128278901 gene encoding G2/mitotic-specific cyclin-B-like; translation: MSRIIRIDENHGAGNVSEGIKKVAAVTKRPVLGELGNKVIRNGSHEIKVAEKGTTLKVTNLGLKNVKARVDTRWRKEEISAAAGSTIIPKKHLTKSDSNKAAKSNEKAETLKGSEQNQSQKAVKVHVQLNNGNELKRVGLKREESQLSLRQLTKINQKTAADQKCPKNGAASLNEIEASLTTKHASTQHLERLDTHSQKKS